From the genome of Prevotella herbatica, one region includes:
- a CDS encoding sulfatase-like hydrolase/transferase: MNTNLLTGMISALTLVPTFGSAKNKKQNDQRPNILLILADDMGKECLGCYGSTYNTPNLDAFAEEGVKFNYATSQPLSTPSRVELLTGKYNYKNYSKFAFMNQDQKTFANLAQEAGYKTCIAGKWQLGENPGLPKHFGFDNYCLYHLSLKGNKYAKPLFEEDGVMHKDCTENDYGPDYFSNYICNFIEKNYKHPFLAYYSMTLVHDPFNPTPESDDWDIDPKKRYAEDNKYFPDMVHYTDKLFAKVMKKLKDLGIEDNTIVIFIGDNGTARYITTPMKDGTMYKGGKAMPIEAGTAVPMIARWGKYTLPKHTTSDMVDFTDFMPTFADAMKINVPSEWDCDGHSFLPVLEGKENPNKRDYVFVHYQPNHVPQAGLEHYSCRYVKDHNYKLYSDGSFFNYQTDPEERRGITRAAATHEENAIRDKFRAILNKLPKWKLGDKCVKQVILPEYKLIEQPKKGPKANAIVLK; encoded by the coding sequence ATGAATACGAATCTGTTAACAGGTATGATTAGTGCATTGACACTCGTACCAACATTTGGCTCTGCCAAGAACAAGAAGCAGAATGACCAACGTCCTAATATCCTTCTAATTCTTGCGGATGACATGGGAAAAGAATGTTTAGGTTGCTATGGTTCAACCTATAACACACCGAATCTAGATGCTTTTGCCGAGGAAGGTGTAAAATTTAACTATGCAACTTCGCAGCCACTGAGTACACCATCACGTGTAGAACTACTCACAGGTAAATACAATTATAAAAACTATTCAAAGTTTGCCTTCATGAATCAGGATCAAAAGACTTTTGCTAACCTTGCACAGGAAGCTGGCTACAAAACCTGTATAGCTGGCAAATGGCAATTGGGGGAAAATCCTGGACTGCCGAAACATTTTGGTTTTGACAATTATTGCTTGTACCATCTTTCTTTGAAAGGAAATAAATATGCAAAGCCTTTGTTTGAAGAGGATGGTGTGATGCACAAAGACTGCACCGAGAACGATTATGGACCAGACTATTTCTCGAACTATATATGTAACTTTATCGAGAAAAACTACAAACACCCATTTCTGGCTTATTACTCTATGACTTTAGTTCACGACCCATTCAATCCTACACCAGAGAGCGATGACTGGGATATAGACCCGAAGAAACGTTATGCAGAGGATAATAAATACTTTCCTGACATGGTACACTATACTGACAAGTTGTTTGCCAAGGTTATGAAAAAACTAAAGGACCTCGGTATTGAAGATAATACGATAGTGATTTTCATCGGTGACAATGGTACAGCCCGTTATATAACAACACCAATGAAAGACGGCACTATGTATAAAGGTGGCAAGGCTATGCCAATAGAAGCAGGAACAGCTGTTCCTATGATTGCTCGCTGGGGCAAGTACACACTACCTAAACATACAACTTCAGACATGGTAGACTTTACTGATTTCATGCCAACATTCGCTGACGCTATGAAAATAAATGTACCTTCTGAATGGGATTGCGACGGTCATTCTTTTTTACCTGTACTCGAAGGCAAAGAAAATCCAAACAAGCGAGACTATGTATTCGTTCACTATCAGCCTAATCACGTTCCTCAGGCAGGTCTAGAACATTATTCTTGCCGCTATGTTAAGGATCACAATTATAAACTATATTCTGATGGTAGCTTCTTCAACTATCAGACAGATCCAGAAGAACGTCGTGGAATCACACGTGCTGCCGCAACGCATGAAGAAAACGCAATACGTGATAAGTTCAGAGCTATACTTAATAAACTTCCAAAGTGGAAACTTGGTGACAAATGCGTAAAGCAAGTAATACTGCCTGAATATAAGCTGATAGAACAACCTAAAAAAGGTCCAAAAGCAAATGCTATCGTTCTAAAATAG
- a CDS encoding sulfatase: protein MNKIKNSALLLTTLFVGQPVLAQEQKHQPVNQDPQNKKMNVVFIVCDDLNADLGSFDDSIVKTPNLDRIRAHAMRFNNAYCQYPLSGPTRASFLTGYSPERTKVMDLTTSFRKAMPDCVTLPQLFKNNGYYTVRIGKVYHANVPMDIGHDGADDPKSWTKKWNPIGIDKTLEDKVHILTPSLVSGKRIGGSMAYLEVPGEDDKHTDAIGANIACMEIHNHKDKPFFLAMGFYRPHTPYIAPSKYYKMYPWQTMPLPNVPADDWDNKPECAKTSNILNYGLPADTLRRAKAAYYAAISFMDAQIGKILNQLDRDGLANNTAIVFVGDNGYNLGQHGQWQKQLLFEHSARVPLIISVPEITNHKGSYNKPVELLDIYPTIASVCSLQAPNDLDGRDVTPLLKDANTPWEENAYSEQTRKPGAFKSTVKEFTMGRSVRTERYRYTEWNDGKAGGELYDYLKDPTEHYNLYNNKKYKKLQKQLSVNLHKHYAEIQAKIK, encoded by the coding sequence ATGAATAAAATTAAAAATTCAGCATTGTTGCTGACAACGCTTTTTGTGGGACAGCCTGTACTTGCGCAGGAGCAGAAACATCAGCCTGTTAACCAAGATCCTCAAAATAAAAAGATGAATGTAGTATTCATTGTTTGCGACGACTTGAATGCTGACCTAGGTAGTTTTGATGATTCTATTGTAAAAACGCCAAATTTGGATCGTATACGTGCTCATGCAATGCGCTTTAACAATGCTTATTGTCAATATCCGCTCTCAGGCCCTACACGTGCTTCTTTCCTAACTGGATATTCTCCTGAACGTACAAAGGTAATGGACCTGACAACAAGTTTTCGTAAGGCAATGCCTGATTGCGTTACCCTACCCCAACTATTTAAAAATAATGGTTATTACACTGTTCGTATTGGTAAGGTATATCACGCTAACGTTCCGATGGATATAGGTCACGATGGAGCTGATGATCCGAAATCTTGGACAAAGAAATGGAATCCAATTGGTATTGATAAGACTCTGGAAGACAAAGTTCATATACTGACTCCTTCTTTGGTTTCAGGAAAACGAATCGGTGGTTCAATGGCGTATTTAGAAGTTCCTGGTGAAGATGATAAGCACACAGATGCTATTGGTGCTAATATTGCCTGCATGGAGATTCACAACCACAAAGATAAACCATTCTTCCTTGCCATGGGCTTCTATCGTCCACATACACCCTACATCGCACCCTCTAAATATTACAAAATGTATCCTTGGCAGACAATGCCATTACCAAATGTTCCTGCTGATGATTGGGATAACAAGCCTGAATGCGCTAAGACATCCAATATTCTGAACTATGGTCTTCCAGCAGATACATTGCGTCGCGCGAAGGCCGCATATTATGCAGCAATTAGCTTTATGGATGCCCAAATTGGTAAGATTCTTAATCAGTTGGATCGTGACGGACTAGCAAATAACACTGCTATTGTGTTTGTGGGAGACAACGGTTACAATCTAGGACAGCATGGCCAGTGGCAGAAACAGTTGCTTTTCGAACATTCTGCCAGAGTGCCCCTTATTATCTCTGTTCCTGAAATAACAAACCATAAAGGCAGCTACAACAAACCCGTTGAATTGCTTGATATATATCCTACCATTGCTTCTGTCTGCAGCTTGCAGGCGCCTAACGATTTAGATGGTCGCGATGTAACTCCACTACTAAAGGATGCCAACACACCATGGGAAGAAAATGCTTATTCAGAACAGACACGTAAGCCAGGTGCTTTCAAAAGCACTGTAAAGGAATTCACAATGGGACGCAGCGTCCGCACAGAACGTTACCGCTACACCGAATGGAATGACGGTAAAGCTGGAGGTGAACTCTATGACTATTTGAAGGATCCAACTGAACACTATAACCTATATAATAACAAGAAGTATAAAAAGCTACAGAAACAATTGTCAGTAAATCTGCACAAGCATTATGCAGAAATCCAGGCAAAAATAAAATAA
- a CDS encoding sulfatase family protein, whose protein sequence is MQNKYKISIAISTLCLQGGVLHSQEHAQKNIKHPNIIWITCEDISPYMSIYGADIVKTPNIDQLAHEGMKFQSVYTTAGVSAPSRSCFITGMYPTSIGTQHMRTKVLNKAIAAKLDHPSYSAVIPSFVKCFTEYLRMNGYYTTNCMKEDYQFDAPVTAWDESSAAASYRNRPAGKPFFAVFNHFITHESQLFKKSYLFENHPELLINESQIKKLPSYYKNTKVARECMALMLSNVQMMDYQVGQLIKQLKADGVYDNSYVIFFSDHGGTMPWMKREILERGTHIPFIVKFPKGANAGKINNDLISSVDFAPTMLSLAGVKIPNYMQGQAFLGSQTSKVKRQYVFAGRDRMDECTDRVRSVRDHRYRYIYNFMPNQPKYQAISYRERLPMMKEILELHKAGELDQYQDDWFTPIKPQEELYDVEKDPDEIHNLATDLAYKDKLIELRKAFRSWLNKVGDLSYMPEKDMVANWWMGEDHEPRTAEPIIKKVSNGIKLYCSTQGASIGYKILRNGENDEPIVRKSCDHDMLQIIKQKQNGTEVKVSSPWNVYQSGQIIHIKKGYHLLVNATRIGYTPAIKDFHL, encoded by the coding sequence ATGCAAAATAAGTATAAAATATCTATAGCAATCTCTACCCTGTGTCTACAGGGTGGAGTTTTGCATTCACAAGAACATGCACAAAAAAATATTAAGCATCCAAACATAATATGGATAACATGTGAAGACATATCGCCATATATGAGCATTTATGGCGCTGATATTGTAAAAACACCAAACATAGACCAATTGGCTCATGAAGGAATGAAGTTTCAGAGTGTCTATACTACAGCTGGTGTCAGTGCTCCTTCACGCTCCTGCTTTATAACTGGCATGTATCCTACTTCTATTGGTACTCAGCACATGCGTACCAAAGTATTAAACAAGGCCATAGCAGCCAAACTTGATCATCCTTCTTATTCTGCAGTTATACCTTCTTTCGTGAAGTGCTTCACTGAGTATTTGCGTATGAATGGCTACTATACAACAAACTGTATGAAGGAAGACTATCAGTTTGACGCCCCTGTTACAGCATGGGATGAAAGCAGTGCAGCTGCATCCTATCGCAACCGTCCGGCAGGAAAGCCTTTTTTTGCTGTCTTTAATCATTTTATAACTCACGAGTCACAACTCTTCAAGAAGTCATACCTATTCGAAAACCATCCAGAGTTACTGATTAATGAGAGTCAGATCAAAAAATTACCGAGCTATTACAAAAATACCAAGGTAGCACGCGAGTGCATGGCATTGATGCTGAGCAATGTCCAAATGATGGACTATCAGGTTGGACAACTCATCAAACAGTTGAAGGCTGATGGTGTTTATGACAATTCCTATGTCATCTTTTTTAGCGACCATGGAGGCACTATGCCATGGATGAAACGTGAGATACTAGAACGTGGAACACATATTCCATTTATCGTTAAGTTTCCTAAAGGGGCTAATGCTGGTAAAATTAACAATGATCTGATTAGTTCTGTAGACTTTGCTCCTACTATGCTGTCATTAGCTGGAGTTAAAATTCCTAACTATATGCAGGGACAGGCTTTTCTTGGTTCTCAAACCAGTAAGGTGAAACGCCAGTATGTTTTTGCAGGGCGTGATCGCATGGACGAATGCACAGACCGAGTACGCAGTGTAAGAGACCATCGCTATCGCTATATTTATAATTTCATGCCTAACCAGCCTAAGTATCAGGCAATTTCATATCGAGAGAGATTACCTATGATGAAGGAAATACTTGAGTTGCACAAAGCTGGTGAACTTGATCAGTATCAGGATGATTGGTTTACACCTATTAAACCTCAAGAAGAGCTCTACGACGTTGAGAAGGATCCAGATGAGATTCACAACCTGGCTACAGACTTAGCTTACAAAGATAAACTAATAGAACTACGCAAAGCTTTTCGTAGCTGGCTCAATAAAGTTGGAGACCTCTCTTATATGCCTGAAAAAGATATGGTTGCCAACTGGTGGATGGGAGAAGACCATGAGCCACGTACAGCAGAGCCGATAATAAAAAAGGTATCTAATGGCATCAAACTTTATTGTTCTACGCAAGGTGCTTCTATTGGTTATAAAATTCTAAGAAATGGTGAGAATGATGAACCAATTGTACGTAAGAGCTGTGACCATGATATGTTACAAATAATTAAACAGAAACAAAATGGAACAGAGGTCAAAGTTTCTAGTCCTTGGAATGTCTATCAGTCTGGTCAGATAATTCATATCAAGAAAGGTTATCATTTACTAGTTAATGCAACACGTATAGGCTATACACCTGCAATTAAAGATTTTCATCTTTAA
- a CDS encoding anaerobic sulfatase-maturation protein, which yields MATINPFARPMYIMLKPTGSLCNLRCKYCYYLEKNKLYKEQKNHVINDELLEKFIKEYIEAQTMSEVLFTWHGGETLMRPISFYKRALELERIYARGRQIDNCIQTNGTLITDEWCKFFKENNFLVGVSIDGPQEFHDEYRKTATGRPTFHQVMKGIDLLNKHGVEWNALAVVNDFNADYPLDFYHFFKEIGCHYIQFTPIVERIVTRTDGLKLAPGMQEGGEITDFSITSEQWGNFLCTIFDEWVHHDVGEYYIQLFDATLANWVGQAPGICTMAKECGHAGIMEFNGDVYSCDHFVYPEHKLGNLHDKTIYEIMNSPKQKEFSKMKHTLLPQQCKECKYQFACHGECPKNRFIKDQYGNSGLNYLCSGYYKFFEHIAPYMDFMKNELENHRAPANVMNHIFSGPHYSK from the coding sequence ATGGCTACAATCAATCCTTTTGCCCGTCCGATGTATATAATGCTGAAACCAACAGGTTCACTCTGCAACCTGCGTTGTAAGTATTGTTATTATCTTGAGAAAAATAAACTTTATAAAGAACAGAAAAATCATGTAATCAACGATGAACTACTAGAAAAGTTCATTAAGGAATATATCGAGGCCCAAACTATGTCTGAAGTATTATTTACATGGCATGGCGGAGAGACACTGATGCGCCCTATATCATTCTATAAGCGTGCACTTGAACTTGAACGGATCTATGCTCGTGGTCGTCAAATAGACAACTGTATACAAACTAATGGAACATTGATTACAGATGAGTGGTGCAAGTTTTTTAAAGAAAACAACTTTCTTGTAGGCGTATCAATTGATGGACCACAAGAGTTTCACGATGAATATAGGAAGACTGCGACTGGCCGTCCAACTTTTCACCAGGTAATGAAAGGTATTGACCTTCTAAATAAACATGGGGTTGAATGGAATGCTTTGGCGGTTGTCAATGACTTTAATGCAGACTATCCACTAGACTTCTATCATTTTTTCAAGGAAATAGGCTGCCATTATATTCAATTCACGCCGATAGTTGAACGCATTGTCACTCGCACTGATGGTCTGAAGCTAGCACCTGGTATGCAAGAGGGCGGTGAAATAACTGATTTTTCAATCACAAGTGAACAATGGGGAAATTTTCTTTGTACAATCTTTGATGAATGGGTACATCATGATGTAGGGGAATATTATATACAACTTTTTGATGCGACACTAGCCAACTGGGTAGGACAAGCACCAGGCATATGCACTATGGCAAAGGAGTGCGGACACGCTGGCATCATGGAATTTAACGGTGATGTATATTCATGTGATCATTTTGTCTATCCAGAACATAAACTTGGCAATCTTCATGATAAGACAATTTACGAGATAATGAATAGTCCTAAACAAAAAGAATTTTCGAAGATGAAACATACACTTCTACCACAGCAATGCAAAGAATGCAAATATCAGTTTGCTTGCCATGGAGAATGCCCAAAGAATAGATTTATTAAGGATCAATATGGTAACTCTGGTCTTAATTATCTATGCAGTGGTTATTATAAATTCTTTGAACATATAGCTCCTTACATGGACTTCATGAAAAACGAACTAGAAAATCATCGTGCTCCAGCCAATGTGATGAATCATATTTTCTCTGGACCACACTATTCAAAGTAA
- a CDS encoding DUF6377 domain-containing protein codes for MMLSKLLTLFLLLSVHQTLFAQQYDVEGALNELDQVVKNRAVYVNAHQRLIEQEKKNLKDATFINDQYLLNKKLYKLYKKFDGDSAIKYAERNYRLALDNHRIDWQKESEMNIAQVQITRGVLFLAREMLEKCGPIDSFPKELRHNLAIAILNFNKKMEARPASPDIMAQHGRILHVDKNLLISYLIPGTLPYYNGMSIIGRYDNKDVNMLLKLLHNIPTTELKERSKIYFVLAKYAQHENQLHKYYYYLIKSAICDVKSVNRGSQSLLMLIESPFVQKNVNRAYQYAMTCEESAKAYKDYNQSVSILTAQDIIIKSYQTLQSRQRMLLLIGFVIMLLLSATVMFMFLQLKKKALRQKQLYHRLEMLNGEQKKNIDQIKQMTTEVADTNSKLMDEIKLRDHNFIATYYLCSDYIKTYQNFKKAIVNLLKTNSYKEALKKASSTEISDAELKNFYKRFDEAFLSTHVDFVERFNRLLCPEGQFYLDNPNELTPELRIYALISLGINNSVNIADFLHYSPQTIYNYRLRVRHQSCIDEKDFADAVTNIYDEVKMKTYFE; via the coding sequence ATGATGCTATCTAAATTGTTGACCTTGTTTTTACTATTGTCTGTTCACCAGACTTTATTTGCACAGCAATATGATGTAGAAGGAGCGTTGAATGAATTGGATCAGGTTGTGAAAAATCGTGCCGTTTATGTTAATGCGCACCAACGCTTGATAGAACAAGAAAAGAAGAACCTTAAAGATGCCACTTTCATCAATGATCAATATTTGCTTAATAAAAAGTTGTATAAACTTTATAAAAAATTCGATGGTGACTCAGCAATAAAATATGCGGAGAGAAATTATAGACTCGCTTTGGACAATCATCGAATAGATTGGCAAAAGGAATCTGAAATGAATATAGCTCAGGTTCAGATTACACGTGGTGTGTTGTTTTTGGCTCGTGAAATGCTTGAAAAATGTGGACCAATAGATAGTTTTCCTAAAGAGTTACGGCATAATTTAGCCATAGCCATACTTAACTTTAATAAAAAAATGGAAGCTCGCCCTGCAAGCCCTGATATTATGGCGCAACATGGAAGAATACTGCACGTAGATAAAAATCTATTGATAAGTTATTTAATTCCAGGAACTCTTCCGTATTATAATGGTATGTCAATAATCGGGCGCTACGATAATAAAGATGTGAATATGCTATTGAAGTTATTGCATAATATTCCAACAACCGAATTAAAGGAAAGGTCTAAGATATATTTTGTGTTAGCTAAATATGCCCAACATGAGAATCAACTTCATAAATATTACTATTATCTTATCAAATCAGCTATTTGTGATGTTAAAAGCGTCAATAGAGGTTCTCAGTCGCTCCTTATGCTAATAGAATCACCGTTTGTTCAGAAAAATGTAAACAGAGCATACCAGTATGCAATGACTTGTGAGGAGTCAGCCAAAGCTTATAAAGACTATAATCAAAGTGTAAGCATTCTTACAGCTCAGGATATTATTATCAAATCATATCAGACATTACAGAGTCGTCAGCGAATGTTACTTTTAATTGGCTTTGTCATTATGTTGCTTCTTAGTGCTACCGTAATGTTTATGTTCTTACAACTCAAAAAGAAAGCTCTCAGGCAGAAACAACTTTATCATCGTTTGGAGATGCTTAATGGCGAACAGAAAAAAAATATTGATCAGATTAAACAGATGACAACCGAAGTTGCAGACACCAACTCCAAATTGATGGATGAGATTAAATTGCGTGATCATAACTTCATAGCTACTTATTATCTATGTTCAGACTATATCAAAACATACCAGAACTTCAAGAAAGCCATCGTGAATCTTCTGAAGACTAATTCATATAAGGAGGCATTGAAGAAGGCTTCTTCAACAGAAATAAGTGATGCAGAACTGAAAAATTTTTATAAGCGATTTGACGAAGCCTTTCTTTCTACTCATGTGGACTTTGTCGAAAGATTTAACCGATTACTTTGTCCAGAAGGACAGTTTTATCTGGATAACCCTAATGAACTTACACCAGAACTCCGTATTTATGCGCTTATAAGTTTGGGTATAAACAACAGTGTGAATATTGCCGACTTCCTGCATTATTCACCACAGACAATTTACAATTACAGACTTCGTGTGCGTCATCAGTCATGCATAGACGAAAAAGATTTCGCCGATGCCGTGACTAATATCTATGATGAGGTGAAGATGAAAACTTACTTTGAATAG
- the hcp gene encoding hydroxylamine reductase, with protein MDDKMFCYQCQETANGTGCVLKGVCGKQPQTSEYMDLLLAVVRGVSVVDSELRKAGKTTCDCVNDFVIDALFCTITNANFDDDSIAARIEKGIEIRNKLMAKADGIALPDYEELKWNGDKSQYDKAYKKVGVLRTENEDIRSLKELTVYGLKGLAAYYEHAARLGFTDKELINFTCDALATITNPNAGQEELFNLVLETGKAGVKAMAMLDEANTKSYGNPEITKVNIGVGKNPGILISGHDLHDIEDLLKQTEGTGIDVYTHGEMLPAHYYPQLKKYKHLVGNYGNAWWKQREEFSSFNGPVVFTTNCIVPPLANANYKERMFTMNSTGFPGCKHIETGSDGHKDFTEVIEAARHSNAPTEIEHGEILGGFAHNQVLELADKIVEAVKNGDIKKFVVMAGCDGRMKSRNYYTDFAKALPKDAVILTAGCAKYKYNKLELGDINGIPRVLDAGQCNDSYSLAVIAMKLQEVFGLDDINKLPIAYNIAWYEQKAVIVLLALLSLGVKNIHIGPSLPAFLSANVAKVLVEQFGIAGITTVEDDLKIFGM; from the coding sequence ATGGATGATAAAATGTTTTGTTACCAGTGTCAGGAAACAGCTAATGGAACTGGATGCGTGTTGAAGGGTGTTTGCGGAAAACAACCACAGACTTCTGAATATATGGATTTGCTGCTAGCTGTGGTAAGAGGGGTTTCTGTTGTTGACAGCGAACTGCGCAAAGCGGGTAAGACCACCTGTGACTGCGTGAACGACTTTGTTATTGATGCCCTTTTCTGCACAATCACTAATGCTAACTTTGATGACGACAGTATTGCTGCCCGCATAGAGAAAGGTATTGAAATAAGAAACAAACTGATGGCAAAAGCTGACGGTATTGCATTGCCTGATTATGAAGAACTGAAATGGAACGGCGACAAGAGTCAATATGATAAAGCATATAAAAAGGTTGGCGTGCTGAGAACAGAAAACGAAGACATCCGTTCATTGAAAGAACTAACTGTTTATGGACTTAAAGGACTTGCTGCTTATTATGAACATGCAGCTAGACTGGGATTCACTGATAAGGAACTGATTAACTTTACATGTGACGCACTTGCAACAATAACAAATCCTAATGCCGGACAGGAAGAACTATTCAACCTTGTATTGGAAACTGGTAAAGCTGGCGTGAAAGCGATGGCGATGCTTGACGAAGCAAATACAAAGAGCTATGGTAATCCTGAAATAACAAAGGTGAACATCGGAGTTGGTAAAAACCCTGGTATACTGATCAGTGGTCACGATCTACACGATATTGAAGACTTGCTGAAACAGACTGAAGGTACAGGCATTGACGTGTACACTCACGGAGAAATGCTACCTGCACATTATTATCCACAACTGAAGAAATATAAGCATCTTGTAGGTAACTACGGAAACGCATGGTGGAAACAAAGAGAGGAATTCTCTAGTTTCAACGGTCCTGTTGTTTTCACAACAAACTGTATCGTTCCTCCTCTTGCAAACGCAAACTACAAGGAGCGCATGTTTACAATGAACAGTACTGGTTTCCCTGGATGCAAACACATAGAGACAGGAAGCGACGGACACAAGGACTTTACTGAAGTAATTGAAGCTGCTCGCCACAGCAACGCTCCTACAGAAATAGAACACGGAGAGATATTGGGCGGATTCGCACATAATCAGGTACTGGAACTTGCTGACAAAATAGTAGAAGCTGTAAAGAACGGAGACATCAAGAAGTTTGTTGTTATGGCTGGTTGTGACGGACGAATGAAGAGCAGAAACTATTACACAGACTTCGCTAAGGCTTTGCCTAAAGACGCAGTGATACTTACTGCTGGATGCGCAAAATACAAATACAACAAACTCGAACTCGGCGACATCAACGGCATTCCAAGAGTGCTCGACGCAGGACAATGCAACGACAGTTACTCACTTGCCGTAATAGCAATGAAACTGCAAGAGGTGTTTGGACTTGACGACATCAACAAGTTGCCTATAGCATACAACATTGCATGGTATGAGCAGAAGGCTGTAATTGTACTGCTGGCACTGCTCAGTCTGGGAGTGAAGAATATACATATAGGTCCATCTCTACCTGCATTCCTTTCTGCAAACGTTGCAAAAGTACTTGTTGAACAATTCGGTATTGCCGGAATAACAACAGTAGAAGATGATCTGAAAATATTTGGAATGTAA
- a CDS encoding nucleoside deaminase, producing MTTKELMREAISLANENVRNGGGPFGAVIADKNGNIISTGVNRVTANHDPTAHAEVSAIRLAGQKLGTFSLEGCSIYTSCEPCPMCLGAIYWAHLDKIYYANTKEDAKNIDFDDSFIYDEIALSPDKRKKPSEQMLREEAIKTFEDWAKKDDKIEY from the coding sequence ATGACGACAAAAGAATTAATGCGCGAAGCAATAAGCTTAGCAAACGAAAATGTAAGAAATGGCGGTGGACCTTTCGGTGCCGTAATTGCAGATAAAAACGGTAATATTATTTCTACCGGAGTAAACCGTGTTACAGCTAATCACGACCCAACAGCTCATGCTGAGGTAAGCGCAATAAGGTTGGCAGGACAGAAACTAGGAACATTCTCTTTGGAAGGATGCTCAATATATACATCGTGCGAGCCTTGTCCTATGTGTCTTGGTGCAATATACTGGGCACATCTTGACAAGATATATTACGCCAACACAAAAGAAGATGCAAAGAACATTGACTTTGACGACTCTTTCATTTATGACGAGATTGCGCTTTCGCCTGACAAGAGAAAGAAACCATCGGAACAAATGCTCAGAGAAGAGGCTATAAAGACTTTCGAAGACTGGGCGAAAAAAGACGATAAGATAGAATACTAA